In Salmo trutta chromosome 28, fSalTru1.1, whole genome shotgun sequence, one DNA window encodes the following:
- the LOC115166173 gene encoding RNA-binding protein 38, which yields MLFHQFVNGGLETMHPTIQNDTTFTKIFVGGLPYHTNNASLRKYFETFGDIDEAVVITDRQTGKSRGYGFVTMMDRGAAERACKDPNPIVDGRKANINLAYLGAKPRSPQTGFSIGVQQVHPALIQRQYGLAQQYMYPQAFLQPSLLLQSHLSPSQASLSSPYLDYSSAYAPYTSTPSTGLEHYPYAPSPSASYLRYGYSPATPGPTMSAPPTPPTPIHLSLNPLAGLSAPPTAYLQYPLHHPDRMQ from the exons ATGCTTTTCCATCAATTTGTTAACGGAGGTCTGGAGACAATGCATCCCACTATTCAGAATGACACTACTTTCACTAAGATCTTTGTCGGTGGTTTACCTTATCATACCAACAATGCATCCCTTCGAAAATACTTCGAGACGTTCGGGGATATTGACGAGGCCGTTGTGATAACGGACAGACAAACCGGGAAATCCCGAGGATACGGCTTT GTGACTATGATGGACAGGGGGGCGGCAGAGCGGGCATGTAAAGACCCCAACCCCATCGTCGACGGTAGGAAGGCTAACATCAACCTGGCCTACCTGGGAGCCAAGCCACGCAGCCCACAGAcag GTTTCTCCATCGGTGTGCAGCAGGTCCATCCCGCCCTGATCCAGAGGCAGTATGG ATTGGCCCAGCAGTATATGTACCCCCAGGCCTTCCTCCAGCCCAGCCTGTTGCTCCAGTCCCACCTCAGCCCCTCTCaggcctccctctcctccccgtatctggactatagctcagcctacgccccctatacctccaccccctccactGGCCTGGAGCACTACCCCTACGCCCCCTCGCCCTCCGCTAGCTACCTCCGCTACGGCTACTCCCCCGCCACACCAGGCCCTACCATGtctgccccccccacccctcccacaCCCATCCACCTCTCCCTCAACCCCCTCGCTGGCCTCTCTGCCCCCCCTACAGCCTACCTCCAATATCCCCTCCACCACCCCGACCGTATGCAGTGA